From a single Nicotiana tomentosiformis chromosome 2, ASM39032v3, whole genome shotgun sequence genomic region:
- the LOC117276957 gene encoding uncharacterized protein, protein MTAHTSVGTTSYLLLYGMEAVIPGDVEIPSLRIIVKSEIEDTEWVKTHLEQLMLIDEKRLAAVCFDQLYQQIMTRAYNKKVCPRHFEVGQLVLKCIFPYQVEAKGKFAPNWRRPYIIKKVLLKGALHLVDEEGRVPDMTINADTIKRYYV, encoded by the coding sequence atgACTGCTCACACATCTGTTGGTACAACTTCTTATCTGCTGTTATATGGAATGGAAGCTGTAATACCGGGTGAtgtcgaaattccctctcttcggatcattgtaaaatcggagattgaagatacagaatgggtaaagacTCATTTGGAACAGTTaatgctgattgatgaaaaacggctagcagcagtgtgttttgaccagttataccagcaaataatgacacgtgcttacaacaagaaagtgtgtCCAAGGCacttcgaggtaggccaactcgttctgAAATGCATTTTTCCataccaagtagaagctaaaggaaagttcgccccaaattGGCGAAggccctacatcatcaagaaagtgttactaaaaggggccttgcacttggtagatgaagaaggacgagTACCggacatgactattaatgcagatacaatcaaaagatattatgtttga
- the LOC138905769 gene encoding zinc finger BED domain-containing protein RICESLEEPER 2-like: protein MGTNLMNDNHLHVRCMAHIMNLVVQDDLKESSVSIEHVRHAVRYVRQSPARLKRWNSTYLMLRKAVEFESVFSHYASSEIGVRHYLEHSYIEVEIPTGELLSGDWENVKRITKFLEIFYILTLKISGSRYVTSNIYFLEICVVAVYLKQLIANEDTVLSEMAKKMKEKFNKYWGDPRKMNKIIFILCILDPRYKLESVGYALVKMFGEDLGATIQAEVKKYMTSLFSEYVKSSSKGVVLASSSDCSSLDTSTSGLSDSQVSTQNTGLLESLLQDIKKYKSESGGVDTKTELDKYFGEETEDDTKEFDVLLWWKLNSTRFPVLAEMAHDVLAVPVSSVASEYLASDGKDPSVIDV, encoded by the exons ATGGGAACTAATTTGATGAACGACAATCACCTTCACGTGAGATGTATGGCTCATATCATGAATCTTGTGGTCCAGGATGATTTAAAAGAATCTTCAGTGTCTATTGAACATGTTAGGCATGCAGTGAGATATGTTAGGCAGTCTCCTGCGAGGTTGAAAAG gtggaattccacctactTGATGTTGCGCAAGGCTGTTGAATTTGAAAGTGTATTTTCACATTATGCATCTAGTGAAATTGGCGTAAGACATTATCTTGAGCATTCTTATATTGAAGTTGAAATTCCTACAGGTGAACTTTTGAGTGGTGATTGGGAGAATGTAAAAAGAATTACAAAGTTTCTTGAAATCTTCTATATTCTTACTTTGAAAATATCTGGATCACGTTATGTTACatcaaatatttattttcttgaaatttgtGTGGTTGCTGTTTATTTGAAGCAATTGATAGCAAATGAAGATACAGTTTTAAGTGAAATGGCAAAGAAGATGAAGGAAAAGTTTAATAAGTATTGGGGTGATCCAAGGAAAATGAACAAGATAATTTTCATCTTATGTATTTTGGATCCACGTTACAAGCTCGAATCAGTGGGTTATGCACTTGTAAAGATGTTTGGTGAAGATCTGGGGGCAACTATACAAGCAGAAGTGAAGAAGTACATGACTTCATTATTTAGTGAGTATGTAAAGTCTAGCTCAAAAGGTGTCGTGCTTGCTTCATCTTCAGATTGTTCTTCATTGGATACTTCTACTTCCGGGCTTTCTGACAGTCAAGTAAGCACCCAAAATACAGGACTTTTAGAATCACTATtgcaagatataaaaaaatataaaagtgagAGTGGAGGTGTAGATACTAAAACAGAGTTAGATAAATATTTTGGTGAAGAAACTGAGGATGACACTAAAGAATTTGATGTTCTTCTCTGGTGGAAATTAAACTCAACTAGATTTCCTGTTCTTGCGGAGATGGCTCATGATGTATTAGCGGTTCCGGTTTCAAGTGTGGCATCCGAAT ATTTAGCCAGCGATGGAAAAGACCCTTCCGTAATTGACGTGTAG
- the LOC138905770 gene encoding uncharacterized protein — MIFGGNEINGVTFSAAKKMKVSITHSKRLREVAEDDITFTEEDADGLLLPHNDALVISLNVLNFKIKRVLVDLGSSDNIIQWRVLEQAKLTGSIILTTKLLAGFNLVSVTTRGEILLPTIAEKVMKMTLFEVVDGDMGYNIIMERPWLH, encoded by the coding sequence atgatcttcggtgGGAATGAAATCAACGGGGTCACCTTCTCAGCAGCAAAAAAGATGAAAGTATCGATAACCCATAGCAAGAGACTTCGGGAAGTCGCTGAAGACGACATCACTTTCACGGAAGAAGATGCAGACGGATTGTTGCTACCGCACAACGAtgcattggtaatttctttaaatgtgctaaactttaaaattaaacgtgttttagtggatctaggaagttcggacaatatcatacaatggagagtattggagcaagctaaactcaccggaagcatcattCTGACCACAAAACTTCTCGCCGGATTCAACCTTGTGAGCGTGACAACTCGAGGAGAGATTTTGTTGCCCACGATCGCTGAAAAGGTGATGAAAATGACTCTTTTTGAAGTGGTGGATGGTGACATGGGATATAATATTATTATGGAAAGACCATGGTTGCACTAG